A genome region from Bufo gargarizans isolate SCDJY-AF-19 chromosome 2, ASM1485885v1, whole genome shotgun sequence includes the following:
- the C1QA gene encoding complement C1q subcomponent subunit A, translating into MERFWVFFTVFLLGGANLIWCQSDDCSAVKGQDGVMGRPGRDGRSGHKGDRGDPGAPSQILGQTASKGDAGDPGAPGEPGNVGYIGPEGPPGPSGDQGPKGSKGPPADTSAQHKPAFSAIQPRIKVNRLVFTETITNEENTYDRNTGEFTCKEPGYYYFTFQVVSLGDLCLQIWIKKSGEEGKKLLSFCDRNVRSQPQVNSGGSVLNLDTGDQVWIATDDKNRRIAGAEVSSIFSGFLLFPRVE; encoded by the exons ATGGAGCGCTTCTGGGTATTCTTCACCGTTTTCCTGTTGGGAGGTGCAAATCTGATTTGGTGCCAGTCAGATGATTGCTCCGCTGTCAAAGGACAGGATGGTGTGATGGGTCGACCGGGGAGGGATGGCCGTTCAGGACATAAAGGAGATCGTGGTGATCCAG GAGCTCCTAGTCAGATTCTGGGACAGACTGCAAGCAAAGGAGATGCTGGAGATCCTGGAGCCCCTGGTGAGCCTGGTAATGTAGGCTACATAGGACCAGAGGGGCCTCCAGGACCTTCAGGAGATCAAGGCCCAAAAGGATCCAAAGGTCCACCGGCAGACACAAGTGCTCAGCACAAACCAGCTTTCTCTGCCATCCAGCCAAGAATTAAAGTAAACAGGCTGGTATTCACCGAAACTATAACAAATGAGGAGAACACGTATGATAGAAACACAGGGGAGTTCACCTGCAAGGAGCCTGGATATTACTACTTCACATTCCAAGTGGTCTCACTGGGGGACCTCTGTCTTCAGATCTGGATAAAGAAAAGTGGAGAGGAAGGAAAGAAGCTGCTGAGTTTCTGTGACCGTAATGTGCGCAGCCAGCCACAGGTCAACTCAGGGGGCTCTGTCCTCAATCTGGACACTGGGGACCAGGTGTGGATTGCAACAGATGACAAAAACCGAAGAATTGCTGGAGCAGAAGTCAGTAGCATCTTTAGTGGCTTCCTGCTCTTCCCAAGAGTTGAATGA
- the C1QC gene encoding complement C1q subcomponent subunit C: MLLGTGTIFLTLLTWVEGSEFTCNTAMPGMPGIPGIPGRDGRDGRKGTKGDRGVPAISNISNLKGEKGIKGPPGPIGKNGPKGPLGPPGEKGELGAPGDNGMPGNHKREYQSAFTMARSTESYPTKNTPIIFNRVITNDHQDYNITSGTFVCRIPGLYYFVYHASHSSNLCVSLFAANQKKASFCDHMSNIKQVTSGGVLVELKKDQEVWLSVNDYNGMIGIEDNDSVFSGFLVFPD; this comes from the exons ATGTTGCTGGGAACTGGGACCATTTTCCTGACCCTGCTCACTTGGGTGGAGGGTTCAGAATTTACATGCAACACAGCAATGCCAGGTATGCCAGGTATACCAGGAATCCCAGGCAGAGATGGACGGGATGGGAGGAAAGGAACAAAAGGAGATAGAG GAGTTCCAGCCATCTCCAACATATCCAATCTTAAAGGTGAAAAAGGAATTAAAGGCCCCCCAGGCCCAATAGGAAAAAATGGTCCAAAGGGACCACTTGGTCCTCCAGGAGAAAAAGGTGAGCTAGGCGCCCCTGGGGATAATGGAATGCCAGGCAACCACAAGCGCGAGTATCAATCAGCTTTTACAATGGCAAGATCAACAGAAAGCTATCCTACAAAAAACACACCCATCATATTCAACAGAGTCATCACCAATGACCACCAGGACTACAACATCACCTCAGGGACCTTTGTGTGCCGGATCCCTGGACTGTATTATTTTGTTTATCATGCCTCACATTCCTCCAATCTTTGTGTCTCTCTTTTTGCAGCCAATCAGAAAAAGGCCAGCTTTTGTGACCACATGTCCAACATTAAGCAGGTCACATCAGGAGGGGTGCTGGTCGAGCTGAAGAAAGACCAAGAGGTGTGGTTGTCTGTTAATGATTACAATGGCATGATCGGGATTGAGGATAATGACAGCGTTTTCTCAGGGTTCCTTGTATTTCCAGATTAA